A genome region from Oryzias melastigma strain HK-1 linkage group LG12, ASM292280v2, whole genome shotgun sequence includes the following:
- the cops4 gene encoding COP9 signalosome complex subunit 4 codes for MAAEVRQELAQLMNSSGSHKDLATKYRQILEKALQLSDADQLESLKAFVEAMVNENVSLVISRQLLTDFCTHLPNLPDATAKAVYHFTLEKIQPRVISFEEQVASIRQHLATIYEKEGDWRNAAQVLVGIPLETGQKQYNVDYKLDTYLKIARLYLEDDDPVQAEAYINRASLLQNESSNEQLQIHYKVCYARVLDFRRKFIEAAQRYNELSYKSIVHETERLEALKHALNCTILASAGQQRSRMLATLFKDERCQQLAAYGILEKMYLDRIIRGNQLQEFAAMLMPHQKATTADGSSILDRAVIEHNLLSASKLYNNITFEELGALLEIPPAKAEKIASQMITEGRMNGFIDQIDGIVHFETREPLPTWDKQIQSLCFQVNNLLEKIRQAAPEWAAQAMETQMTQ; via the exons ATGGCGGCCGAAGTGAGGCAGGAGCTCGCCCAGCTCATGAACTCCAGCGGATCTCACAAAGATCTGGCCACCAA ATATCGACAGATTCTGGAGAAAGCCCTTCAGCTCTCAGATGCAGATCAGCTGGAGTCTTTGAAGGCCTTCGTTGAAGCAA TGGTGAACGAGAACGTCAGCCTCGTCATCTCCAGACAGCTGCTCACCGACTTCTGCACACATCTGCCCAACCTGCCCGACGCCACGGCCAAAGCCGTCTATCACTTCACCCTGGAGAAGATTCAGCCCAGAGTCATCTCCTTTGAGGAGCAG gtgGCCTCCATCAGACAACACTTAGCAACCATTTATGAAAAGGAGGGAGACTGGAGGAACGCGGCGCAGGTTCTAGTTGGGATTCCTCTGGAAACGGGACAGAA ACAGTATAACGTTGACTATAAGTTGGATACGTACCTGAAGATCGCTCGGCTCTACCTGGAAGACGACGACCCGGTTCAGGCTGAAGCTTACATCAACAGAGCTTCACTTCTGCAGAACGAATCCTCCAACGAGCAGCTGCAGATACACTATAAG GTATGCTACGCCAGAGTTCTGGATTTCAGGAGGAAGTTCATCGAAGCAGCTCAGCGGTACAACGAGCTGTCCTACAAGTCCATCGTCCACGAAACCGAGCGTCTGGAGGCTCTGAAGCACGCCCTGAACTGCACCATCCTGGCCTCTGCAG GACAGCAGCGCTCCCGGATGCTGGCCACCCTGTTTAAGGACGAGCGCTGTCAGCAGCTGGCTGCCTACGGCATTCTGGAGAAGATGTACCTGGACCGCATCATCAGAGGAAACCAGCTGCAGGAGTTTGCTGCCATGTTGATGCCTCACCAGAAAGCCACCACAGCAGACG GCTCCAGCATCCTCGACAGAGCAGTGATCGAACACAACCTGCTGTCTGCCAGTAAACTCTACAACAACATCACGTTCGAGGAACTCGGCGCTCTGCTGGAAATCCCTCCTGCAAAG GCGGAGAAGATCGCCTCCCAGATGATCACGGAGGGACGCATGAACGGCTTCATAGACCAGATCGACGGCATCGTTCACTTTGAAA CTCGAGAACCCCTCCCCACATGGGACAAACAGATCCAATCCTTATGTTTTCAAGTCAACAACCTCCTGGAGAAGATCCGGCAGGCCGCTCCGGAGTGGGCCGCTCAGGCCATGGAGACCCAGATGACCCAGTAA
- the plac8.2 gene encoding placenta associated 8, tandem duplicate 2 gives MAVTNQPARFLPSEFQTGVCDCCEDLSVCCLGCFCYMCLGCTIASDMGECCMFGTGYPIRSVYRTRYNIQGSMLNDCMMSLFCPVCSTCQLKRDINRRKEQGIF, from the exons ATGGCGGTGACCAACCAGCCGGCTCGATTCCTGCCGTCTGAGTTCCAGACCGGCGTGTGCGACTGCTGTGAAGACCTCAGCGTCT GCTGCCTCGGCTGCTTCTGCTACATGTGTCTGGGCTGCACCATCGCCAGCGACATGGGCGAGTGCTGCATGTTTGGTACCGGCTATCCCATCCGCAGCGTCTACCGCACCAGATACAACATCCAG GGCTCCATGTTAAATGACTGCATGATGTCGCTGTTCTGCCCCGTCTGCTCCACCTGTCAGCTGAAGAGAGACATCAACCGCCGGAAGGAGCAGGGCATCTTTTAG